TACTTATCCGAGGGGAAACATGTTACTAAATAATACAATAACTATGAAAATTGCATTTTTTGGACTTGAGGAATGGGAGAAAGAATACATTAAAGAGCGTCCGATTGACGGTGCGGATTATATGTTTATATCTGATCCTATCGATCCGGACCATATGCCGGAAGATAAAAGTTTTGATGTGGCGTGCCCCTTTGTAAATGCGAAAATGGATGCGTCCGTCATTGAACAGCTGCCGAACTTGAAACTTATTGCAACGCGTTCAACAGGGTTTGATCATATTGATTTGGATGCCGCAAAAGCCCGAAATATTCAAGTGGCGAACGTGCCTTCATACGGAGAACATACGGTGGCGGAATACGCATTCGCTCTACTGCTTACGTTATCGCGAAATGTATACCAGAGCTATCACCAACTCCGAGACGCCGGTACATTTGATCGGAAAACACAACGTGGATTTGATCTTGCCGGAAAAACAATTGGCGTGGTAGGAACGGGACGCATTGGCAGGAACGTAGTGAGTATTGCAAAGGGATTCAATATGAAGGTACATGCATTTGATGTGCATCCCGATGAAACGTTTGCAAAAGAAATGGATATTACGTACATAGCGCTGGACGAGTTGTTTTCTACGAGCGACATTATCACACTTCACGTTCCGTATCTCGAATCTACGCACCATTTGGTAAACAAAGAAGCCTTCGCAAAAATGAAAGACGGCGTGTATCTTGTTAATGATTCCCGAGGTGCCGTGGTCGATACACCGGCATTGTTGGAAGCGCTTCATTCCGGAAAGGTGGCGGGTGCCGCACTTGACGTACTGGAAGAAGAAGGACCACTCTATGATGAAATGCATTTTTTAGTGGAAGGACATCCGGATCAGGAAAAAATGTACACAACACTCGCAAACCATGCGCTTATCAACATGCCGAACGTCATTGTAACGCCGCATAATGCATTTAATACCTGGGAGGGTCTTATGCGTATTCTGGATACCACCCTAGGAAACATAGAAACATATAAGAATGGATCCCCGACTAACATCGTCTCCTAACTTTCACGAGGTTAAACCTCGTGAAGAAATCCTTTTTCCTACCGGCGGGTTTCTATATAATCGCCAGAAACAGGAAATACTTCTTCATTTGCGCGATGGTAAAACGCCCTATAACCCCAACAAATGGGCGTTCTTTGGGGGTATGTCGAAGAAAGGAGAAACGCCAGCGGAATGTTTTGTGCGGGAGATGTACGAAGAGATTGGACTTCTATTTTCTGTAGAAAATGTAATACTGTTTCGGGAGTATTATCAGGAAGACTCGGGGTGGCACAAATATGAATTCTTTATCTGTTCGGATGCGGATATAACAACGATGATTTTGGGAGAAGGGGCTGGTTTTAAGTGGATACCGCTTAATGAAGTATTTGCATATAATCTTTCTCCGCGCACACGCGAGGGACTTACATATTTTGTACAGCAAGTTTTACGATAACGAGATAGATCTCGTTTTTTATTTGCAAATAAACAAAAATACGATTACTCTGGGTTTTATGCATGTGGAACCCATAAAAACACGTATTTTTAATCCGCCAAAAGATGATCTTTTTAAGATCTTTAAAAGTGCCATCCGGAGCATACCGGAAAAAAGTATTCTTGCCGTAACATCAAAAGTAGTTAGTATAGCAGAAGGGCGATGTGTTTCGGGGAACGGCATAGGGAAAGAGGATCTCATAAAAAGGGAAGCAGAATATTATCTTCCGCGTGTGCATGTGCCTGGAGAATTTGTCACACATACCATAAAAAACAACCTGGTTGTGGCATCCGCCGGCATCGATGCGAGTAATGCGGCGGGATATTATATCTTGTGGCCTAAAGATTCATACGCATCAGCACGTACCATACATGCATGGATTCAAAAAACATATGGGGTATCTGATGTGGGTGTTCTTATAACCGACTCTCACTCTATTCCATTTCGTCGCGGCGTTATTGGCAGTGCTTTGGGATATTATGGTTTTTTGCCGCTTAAGGATTATCGCGGAAAAAAAGATATTTTCGGAAGAG
This genomic interval from Candidatus Ryanbacteria bacterium CG10_big_fil_rev_8_21_14_0_10_43_42 contains the following:
- a CDS encoding hydroxyacid dehydrogenase, whose translation is MPRLLFLYMARLRYTYPRGNMLLNNTITMKIAFFGLEEWEKEYIKERPIDGADYMFISDPIDPDHMPEDKSFDVACPFVNAKMDASVIEQLPNLKLIATRSTGFDHIDLDAAKARNIQVANVPSYGEHTVAEYAFALLLTLSRNVYQSYHQLRDAGTFDRKTQRGFDLAGKTIGVVGTGRIGRNVVSIAKGFNMKVHAFDVHPDETFAKEMDITYIALDELFSTSDIITLHVPYLESTHHLVNKEAFAKMKDGVYLVNDSRGAVVDTPALLEALHSGKVAGAALDVLEEEGPLYDEMHFLVEGHPDQEKMYTTLANHALINMPNVIVTPHNAFNTWEGLMRILDTTLGNIETYKNGSPTNIVS
- a CDS encoding putative folate metabolism gamma-glutamate ligase, which translates into the protein MKYLHIIFLRAHARDLHILYSKFYDNEIDLVFYLQINKNTITLGFMHVEPIKTRIFNPPKDDLFKIFKSAIRSIPEKSILAVTSKVVSIAEGRCVSGNGIGKEDLIKREAEYYLPRVHVPGEFVTHTIKNNLVVASAGIDASNAAGYYILWPKDSYASARTIHAWIQKTYGVSDVGVLITDSHSIPFRRGVIGSALGYYGFLPLKDYRGKKDIFGRELIMTMTNIPDSLAVSAVVVMGEGNETTPVSLITDVPWITFYNGPQSSKDLYSSFEVPMEEDTFAPFFKDVPWEKGDGGIVFSG